In one window of Acidovorax sp. HDW3 DNA:
- the ppc gene encoding phosphoenolpyruvate carboxylase, with protein MARATPLESAAPAPEASPRKSDKDLPLIQDIRLLGRILGDVIRAQEGEVAFALVEQVRQLSVAFRRDADQEADKALKKLLKGLSADQTVSVIRAFTYFSHLANLAEDRHHIRRRVVHERLGSQQEGSIEVALSRLRWAGIAPEQVVQALAQSYVAPVLTAHPTEVQRQSILVAERDIAQLLAERDAIAERAQLYNSARDALTPRELAHNEAQLYTRVLQLWQTRLLRYSKLTVADEIENALSYYEATFLGEIPKIYAALEQELGGAPVHSFLRMGQWIGGDRDGNPNVTAETLQLALTRQASVALRHYLTQVHYLGGELSLSARLVSIGPAMQALAERSPDGNAHRQDEPYRRALTGVYARLAATLKALTGTEAARHAVAPQNPYPDAAAFLADLRVIEDSLQSHQGGLLAVQRLHPLIRAVEVFGFHLATVDLRQSSDQHEAVIAELLATARVEEDYASLGEEARRSLLLRLLQDARPLRVVGAQYSPLTCSELAIFEAAQQLRARYGHEAIRHYIISHTETVSDLLEVLLLQKEVGLLHGQLGEDAQADLIVVPLFETIDDLRNAAPIMRAFYDLPGVADMLRRSGGEQDIMLGYSDSNKDGGIFTSNWELYRAEIALVALFDELPGVRLRMFHGRGGTVGRGGGPSYQAILAQPPGTVRGQIRLTEQGEVIASKYANPEIGRRNLETLVAATLEATLLQPTKPATPAFLQAAEQLSQHSMAAYRALVYETPGFTDYFFNATPIREIAELNIGSRPASRKASQRIEDLRAIPWGFSWGQCRLTLPGWYGFGSAVQAFVDMPGKDPKAQWALLRKMVRHWPFFSTLLSNMDMVLAKSDLALASRYSELVPDARLRKKVFAAIEAEWQRTTEALERITGERQRLAANTALARSIRHRFPYIDPLHHLQVELVRRWRAGQGDERVQTGIHICINGIAAGLRNTG; from the coding sequence ATGGCCCGAGCCACCCCTCTCGAGAGCGCTGCTCCCGCCCCCGAGGCGTCGCCGCGCAAGAGCGACAAGGACTTGCCGTTGATCCAGGACATCCGCCTGCTCGGGCGCATTCTGGGCGACGTGATCCGCGCGCAAGAAGGCGAGGTCGCCTTTGCCCTGGTCGAGCAGGTGCGCCAGCTGTCGGTGGCGTTTCGCCGCGACGCCGACCAGGAGGCCGACAAGGCGCTGAAAAAACTGCTCAAGGGCCTGAGCGCCGACCAGACAGTGAGCGTGATCCGCGCCTTCACCTATTTTTCCCACCTGGCCAACCTGGCCGAGGACCGCCACCACATCCGCCGCCGCGTGGTGCACGAGCGCCTGGGCAGCCAGCAGGAGGGCAGCATCGAGGTGGCGCTCTCGCGCCTGCGCTGGGCCGGCATTGCCCCCGAACAGGTGGTGCAGGCGCTGGCGCAGAGCTACGTCGCCCCGGTGCTGACGGCGCACCCGACCGAGGTGCAGCGCCAGAGCATTTTGGTGGCCGAGCGCGACATTGCCCAGCTGCTGGCCGAGCGCGATGCCATTGCCGAGCGCGCCCAGCTCTACAACAGCGCGCGCGACGCCCTCACGCCGCGCGAGCTGGCGCACAACGAGGCCCAGCTCTACACCCGCGTGCTGCAGCTGTGGCAGACGCGCCTGCTGCGCTACTCCAAGCTCACCGTGGCCGATGAGATCGAGAACGCGCTGTCGTACTACGAGGCCACCTTCTTGGGCGAGATTCCCAAAATCTACGCCGCGCTGGAGCAGGAACTCGGCGGCGCGCCGGTGCACAGCTTCTTGCGCATGGGGCAGTGGATTGGCGGCGACCGCGACGGCAACCCGAATGTGACCGCCGAGACCTTGCAGCTGGCGCTCACGCGCCAGGCCAGCGTGGCCCTGCGCCACTACCTGACGCAGGTGCACTACCTGGGCGGCGAGCTGTCGCTGTCGGCGCGCCTGGTGTCCATCGGGCCGGCGATGCAGGCCCTGGCCGAACGCTCGCCCGACGGCAACGCGCACCGCCAGGACGAGCCCTACCGCCGCGCCCTGACCGGGGTGTACGCGCGCCTGGCGGCGACGCTCAAGGCGCTGACCGGCACCGAGGCCGCACGCCACGCGGTGGCGCCGCAAAACCCTTACCCCGATGCCGCTGCCTTTTTGGCCGACCTGCGCGTGATCGAAGATTCGCTGCAGTCGCACCAGGGCGGGCTGCTGGCCGTGCAGCGCCTGCACCCGCTGATCCGGGCGGTCGAAGTGTTCGGCTTTCACCTGGCGACGGTCGATCTGCGCCAAAGCTCGGACCAGCACGAGGCCGTGATCGCCGAGCTGCTGGCAACGGCGCGCGTCGAAGAAGACTACGCCAGCCTGGGCGAGGAGGCGCGGCGCAGCCTGCTGCTGCGCCTGCTGCAGGACGCGCGGCCGCTGCGCGTCGTTGGCGCGCAGTATTCGCCGCTGACGTGCAGCGAGCTGGCCATTTTTGAAGCCGCGCAGCAGCTGCGCGCACGCTACGGCCACGAGGCGATTCGCCACTACATCATCAGCCACACCGAAACGGTGAGCGACCTGCTCGAAGTGCTGCTGCTGCAAAAGGAAGTGGGCCTGCTGCACGGCCAGCTGGGCGAGGATGCGCAGGCCGACCTGATCGTCGTGCCGCTGTTCGAGACCATCGACGACCTGCGCAACGCCGCGCCCATCATGCGCGCCTTCTACGACCTGCCGGGCGTGGCCGACATGCTGCGGCGCAGCGGCGGCGAGCAGGACATCATGCTCGGCTACAGCGACAGCAACAAGGACGGCGGCATCTTCACCAGCAACTGGGAGCTGTACCGCGCCGAGATCGCGCTGGTGGCGCTGTTCGACGAGCTGCCGGGCGTGCGCCTGCGCATGTTCCATGGCCGGGGCGGCACCGTTGGGCGTGGCGGCGGCCCGAGCTACCAGGCCATCTTGGCGCAGCCCCCGGGCACGGTGCGCGGGCAGATCCGCCTGACGGAGCAGGGCGAGGTCATCGCCTCCAAGTACGCCAACCCCGAGATCGGCCGGCGCAACCTCGAAACCCTGGTCGCCGCCACGCTCGAAGCCACGCTCTTGCAGCCGACCAAGCCGGCCACGCCCGCTTTCCTGCAGGCCGCCGAGCAGCTGTCGCAGCACAGCATGGCGGCCTACCGCGCCCTGGTGTACGAGACGCCGGGCTTTACCGACTACTTCTTCAACGCCACGCCGATCCGCGAAATTGCCGAGCTCAACATCGGCTCGCGCCCCGCGAGCCGCAAGGCCAGCCAGCGCATCGAAGACCTGCGCGCCATCCCCTGGGGCTTTAGCTGGGGCCAGTGCCGCCTGACGCTGCCGGGCTGGTACGGCTTTGGCAGCGCCGTGCAGGCGTTTGTGGATATGCCGGGCAAAGACCCCAAGGCGCAGTGGGCGCTGCTGCGCAAGATGGTCCGCCACTGGCCGTTCTTCAGCACCCTGCTGTCGAACATGGACATGGTGCTGGCCAAGAGCGACCTGGCCCTGGCGTCGCGCTACAGCGAGCTGGTGCCGGACGCGCGCCTGCGCAAGAAAGTGTTTGCCGCCATCGAGGCCGAGTGGCAGCGCACGACCGAGGCGCTCGAACGCATCACCGGCGAGCGCCAGCGCCTGGCGGCGAACACGGCGCTGGCGCGCTCCATCCGCCACCGTTTCCCCTACATCGACCCGCTGCACCACCTGCAGGTCGAGCTGGTGCGCCGTTGGCGCGCCGGCCAGGGCGACGAGCGCGTGCAGACGGGTATCCACATCTGCATCAACGGCATTGCGGCGGGGCTGCGCAACACGGGTTGA
- the hemC gene encoding hydroxymethylbilane synthase, producing MNQAAASSPALPIVIATRESRLALWQAEHVKALLQARGHHVTLLGMTTQGDQILDRSLSKVGGKGLFVKELEVALEEGRADIAVHSLKDVPMELPEGFALACVMEREDPRDAFVSPRYASLDALPQGAVVGTSSLRRQVLLQALRPDLKIEPLRGNLDTRLRKLDEGQYDAIVLAAAGLKRLGLGARIRCEFAPTAMLPAAGQGALGIEVRSDRADLIAALAPLADQATWLTVAAERAVSRAMGGSCSMPLAAHGQWQGATLDLHAAWGDTEARLPLVRAQASAAVTTLAQAEALGDAVAAQLRAGGARGA from the coding sequence ATGAACCAAGCCGCCGCCTCCTCGCCCGCCCTGCCCATCGTCATCGCCACGCGCGAAAGCCGCCTCGCCCTGTGGCAGGCCGAGCACGTCAAGGCGCTGCTGCAGGCGCGCGGGCACCACGTCACCCTGCTAGGCATGACGACCCAGGGCGATCAGATTCTGGACCGCTCGCTCTCCAAGGTCGGTGGCAAGGGCCTGTTCGTGAAAGAGCTGGAAGTGGCCCTGGAAGAAGGCCGCGCCGACATCGCCGTGCACTCGCTCAAGGACGTGCCCATGGAGCTACCCGAAGGCTTCGCCCTGGCCTGCGTGATGGAGCGCGAAGACCCGCGCGACGCCTTCGTCTCGCCGCGCTACGCCAGCCTGGACGCGCTGCCCCAGGGCGCGGTGGTCGGGACCTCCAGCCTGCGCCGCCAGGTGCTGCTGCAGGCGCTGCGCCCGGACCTGAAGATCGAGCCGCTGCGCGGCAACCTCGATACCCGCCTGCGCAAGCTCGACGAGGGCCAGTACGACGCCATCGTGCTCGCCGCTGCCGGCTTGAAGCGCCTGGGCCTGGGCGCGCGCATCCGCTGCGAATTTGCCCCCACCGCCATGCTGCCCGCCGCCGGCCAGGGCGCCCTGGGCATCGAGGTGCGCAGTGACCGCGCCGACCTCATCGCCGCCCTGGCGCCACTGGCCGACCAGGCCACCTGGCTGACGGTGGCCGCCGAGCGCGCCGTCAGCCGCGCCATGGGTGGCAGCTGCTCCATGCCCCTGGCCGCGCACGGCCAGTGGCAAGGCGCCACGCTCGACCTGCACGCCGCCTGGGGCGACACCGAAGCGCGCCTGCCCCTGGTGCGCGCCCAGGCCAGCGCCGCCGTCACCACCCTGGCCCAGGCCGAGGCCCTGGGCGACGCCGTGGCGGCCCAGCTGCGCGCCGGCGGCGCCCGGGGCGCGTAA
- a CDS encoding AraC family transcriptional regulator — protein MTPTPTPCVLEHWSSSQVDPAIRLDYWRDVAHNWVDVQPLSPSEELDASWSLLRGQSSFFGTKRSTAYEMRTGPQHVPPAEDMVVLSLLQSGEMRLNAAPGEHQHVTAGMLGMYVPEQPGCYQWGTGARQTYLALPRRLVWDTLGYKPGNTLLLPQRCALAPMLASQLGHLALVVRRPGQLDTVEYGGVLDATRALALLMLRNLARQGEVADLPDLNECLHAGRHAAALRFMEQQAHRHDLDAALIARGAGCSRTRLYEAFAAQGQTVMGALRELRLQRARRGIEQSARLHVGGLAWRCGFANPSDFSKLFRARFGLSPTEWHQRAWMR, from the coding sequence ATGACACCTACCCCCACGCCCTGCGTGCTGGAGCATTGGTCTTCCAGCCAAGTCGATCCGGCTATTCGCCTGGATTACTGGCGCGACGTAGCGCACAACTGGGTGGATGTTCAGCCCCTGTCGCCGAGCGAAGAGCTCGATGCCTCCTGGTCCCTGCTGCGTGGTCAAAGCAGCTTCTTTGGCACCAAGCGTTCGACCGCGTATGAAATGCGCACTGGCCCGCAGCACGTCCCCCCGGCGGAGGATATGGTGGTGCTGTCGCTCCTGCAGTCCGGGGAGATGCGTTTGAACGCTGCCCCCGGCGAGCACCAACACGTCACGGCGGGCATGTTGGGCATGTACGTCCCTGAGCAGCCCGGCTGCTACCAATGGGGCACGGGCGCGCGCCAGACCTATCTGGCGCTGCCGCGCCGCCTGGTGTGGGATACGCTGGGGTACAAGCCTGGCAATACGCTGCTGCTTCCGCAGCGCTGCGCGTTGGCGCCCATGTTGGCAAGTCAGCTCGGTCACTTGGCGCTGGTGGTGCGCCGGCCTGGGCAGCTCGATACCGTGGAATATGGCGGTGTGCTCGATGCCACGCGCGCGTTGGCGTTGCTCATGCTGCGTAACCTGGCGCGCCAGGGCGAGGTTGCCGACCTGCCTGATTTGAACGAATGTCTGCACGCGGGCCGCCATGCGGCGGCGCTGCGTTTTATGGAGCAGCAGGCGCACCGGCATGACTTGGATGCGGCTTTAATAGCACGCGGGGCGGGCTGCTCACGCACGCGGCTGTACGAGGCCTTCGCTGCGCAGGGTCAGACGGTGATGGGCGCACTGCGCGAGCTGCGTTTGCAGCGCGCGCGGCGCGGCATAGAGCAGAGTGCCCGGTTGCACGTGGGTGGGCTGGCGTGGCGCTGTGGTTTTGCCAATCCGTCGGACTTCAGCAAGCTGTTTCGCGCGCGCTTTGGGCTCTCGCCCACCGAGTGGCACCAGCGTGCTTGGATGCGCTGA
- a CDS encoding serine hydrolase encodes MLPSLSLLCRGGFGGLVLVLGLNACGGNSRPDAVAQAAAHLDTLVPQWMARTGVPGVAVAVTYRGQTLYARGFGVRRVDQAAPVDADTVFQLASLSKPVGATVMAAQMQGGPGAIGWDTPVQRLLPGFALGYADAQDNARLTLGDLYAHRSGLPDHAGDPLEDLGYPRAEVLQRLRHAVLNPYGSYAYTNFGLTAAAEAMARARGTDWATLSEQTLYQPLGMARTSSRYADFAARENRAWGHVQIGLSEASYGATPARYAVQQPPRQPDAQSPAGGVSASAADMARWMALVLAQGRWQGRQLVNAAALQAAMTARPGGAYGYGFNVGPDPHGHPSVSHSGAFLLGAHTAFILWPQADLGITVLTNAQPRGLAEAIALAFGERALGAVAPDAPGTDWLAVMQEKMRGLYHPLGALAGQQPPAAPLPPQPLAQYGGRYTNAYYGAAEVQRSGDALDLVLGPAQVRYRLHHWSGDQFVFTSEGESAPPGSVLAVQFFLGDAGRAARMQVEYFNEDAARGSFVRVADDL; translated from the coding sequence ATGTTGCCTTCACTTTCCCTTCTTTGTCGTGGCGGTTTCGGCGGCCTGGTGTTGGTTCTGGGGTTGAACGCCTGTGGCGGCAACAGCAGACCAGATGCAGTCGCGCAGGCCGCCGCGCACCTCGATACCTTGGTGCCGCAGTGGATGGCGCGCACCGGCGTGCCGGGCGTGGCCGTGGCGGTCACGTACCGGGGGCAGACGCTGTACGCGCGTGGTTTCGGTGTACGCCGTGTGGATCAGGCTGCGCCGGTGGATGCTGACACGGTGTTCCAGCTCGCCTCGCTCTCCAAGCCGGTCGGCGCCACCGTCATGGCCGCGCAGATGCAGGGCGGGCCGGGCGCCATCGGCTGGGATACGCCCGTGCAGCGCCTGCTGCCTGGCTTCGCTCTGGGTTACGCCGATGCGCAGGACAACGCCCGCCTGACCCTGGGCGACCTGTACGCGCACCGCAGCGGTCTGCCCGATCATGCGGGTGACCCGCTCGAAGACCTGGGCTACCCGCGTGCCGAGGTGCTGCAGCGCCTGCGCCACGCCGTGCTCAACCCCTACGGCAGTTATGCCTACACCAACTTCGGCCTCACCGCCGCCGCCGAGGCCATGGCCCGGGCGCGCGGCACGGACTGGGCCACCCTGTCCGAACAGACGCTGTACCAGCCGCTGGGCATGGCGCGCACCAGCTCACGCTACGCCGACTTTGCCGCGCGCGAGAACCGCGCCTGGGGCCACGTGCAGATCGGCCTCAGCGAGGCCAGCTACGGCGCCACGCCCGCGCGCTACGCCGTGCAGCAGCCGCCGCGCCAGCCCGATGCACAGTCGCCCGCAGGCGGCGTCAGCGCCAGCGCGGCCGACATGGCGCGCTGGATGGCGCTGGTGCTGGCCCAGGGCCGCTGGCAGGGGCGCCAGCTCGTGAACGCGGCGGCGCTGCAGGCTGCGATGACGGCGCGCCCCGGCGGCGCCTACGGCTACGGCTTCAACGTGGGGCCGGATCCGCACGGACACCCCAGCGTCTCGCATTCGGGCGCCTTCCTGCTCGGCGCGCACACCGCGTTCATCCTGTGGCCACAGGCCGACCTGGGCATCACCGTGCTCACCAACGCCCAGCCGCGCGGCCTGGCGGAAGCCATTGCGCTGGCCTTTGGTGAACGGGCGCTGGGTGCTGTGGCGCCCGATGCGCCCGGCACCGACTGGCTCGCTGTGATGCAAGAGAAGATGCGCGGCCTGTACCACCCGCTCGGTGCGCTGGCCGGCCAGCAGCCGCCCGCCGCGCCGCTGCCGCCGCAGCCGCTGGCGCAGTACGGCGGGCGTTACACCAATGCCTACTATGGCGCCGCCGAGGTGCAGCGCAGCGGCGATGCGCTCGACCTCGTGCTCGGCCCGGCGCAGGTGCGCTACCGGCTGCACCACTGGAGCGGTGACCAGTTCGTATTCACGTCCGAGGGCGAGAGCGCACCGCCGGGTTCTGTATTGGCCGTGCAGTTTTTCCTGGGCGACGCCGGCCGGGCCGCGCGGATGCAGGTGGAGTATTTCAACGAAGACGCGGCGCGCGGCAGCTTTGTGCGCGTGGCTGATGACCTGTGA
- the flhC gene encoding flagellar transcriptional regulator FlhC encodes MTATAAPVKSVLNESKQIERAALLIQMGARMQVLESETTLSYERLIRLYKEIAGKSPSKGQLPFSTDWFLTWQENIHSSLFLNIYEYLAKGVSLDAVEQLTKAYRLYNEQIEAAGLEALLSFTRAWRLVKFVDANMLTRTKCTSCAGLFVSEPYENARHYQCGLCNPPARAGKSKSAGALQLH; translated from the coding sequence ATGACTGCCACCGCCGCCCCCGTCAAAAGCGTCCTCAACGAGTCCAAGCAGATCGAGCGCGCGGCGCTGCTGATCCAGATGGGCGCGCGGATGCAGGTGCTCGAATCGGAAACCACGCTCTCCTACGAGCGCCTGATCCGCCTGTACAAGGAAATCGCCGGCAAGTCACCCTCCAAGGGCCAGCTGCCGTTCTCCACCGACTGGTTCCTGACCTGGCAGGAGAACATCCACAGCTCGCTGTTCCTGAACATCTACGAATACCTGGCCAAGGGCGTGAGCCTGGACGCGGTCGAACAGCTGACCAAAGCCTACCGCCTGTACAACGAACAGATCGAGGCTGCCGGGCTCGAAGCCTTGCTCTCCTTCACCCGCGCCTGGCGCCTGGTCAAGTTCGTCGATGCCAACATGCTCACGCGCACCAAGTGCACCAGCTGCGCCGGCCTGTTCGTCTCCGAACCGTACGAGAACGCGCGCCACTACCAATGCGGCCTGTGCAACCCGCCGGCGCGCGCCGGCAAGAGCAAGAGCGCGGGCGCGCTGCAGCTGCATTAA
- a CDS encoding alpha/beta fold hydrolase, translating into MNPYDKPLAQRRGFMVGAAAGLALPLLAHPAWTQAAVVQPGSTERGVTRVAGFADAEMDFQLMRQLGATRYGGASVGECLALAQRIQNGQPVSWMNEFSAAAMRQEEDAQARARRGHALSARDQYLVACNNYRAAEYYCGVLDPRHAALGLKSRECFLAAMLCAPELACEEVVLPFADKLLPAYYFRAPQAGRRRGKTLIVISGYDGTLEETWLAYGRAALERGYHLLLVTGPGQMDTLRWYPGLAFVPEYEVVARAALDFLLARRGTDPRRVALMGISYGGYFATRMAANEPRIRALIANSPIVDLHAYMVSFVGFDPAQWPDAEDIRLADLEHIPDTAIRPQQREMMRSLMVRMGQGSFKQTYQRLLDFHVSDADLRRIRCPALALVGSGEGQEPQAQCARFLSAVAGPVAQHLFTADEGADGHCQIGNLAYSAAVSMDWLDEVL; encoded by the coding sequence ATGAATCCCTACGACAAGCCATTGGCGCAGCGGCGCGGTTTCATGGTGGGCGCCGCTGCCGGGCTGGCGTTGCCTCTGCTGGCGCACCCGGCGTGGACTCAAGCAGCTGTGGTGCAGCCCGGCAGCACGGAGCGCGGTGTGACGCGTGTGGCCGGTTTTGCCGATGCCGAGATGGACTTCCAGCTCATGCGCCAGCTTGGTGCCACGCGCTATGGCGGGGCCTCTGTGGGCGAGTGCTTGGCGCTGGCGCAGCGCATCCAGAACGGCCAGCCTGTGAGCTGGATGAACGAGTTTTCCGCCGCCGCCATGCGCCAGGAGGAGGATGCGCAAGCGCGCGCGCGGCGCGGCCATGCGCTGAGTGCGCGCGATCAGTACCTGGTGGCTTGCAACAACTACCGTGCCGCCGAGTACTACTGTGGCGTGCTGGACCCGCGCCACGCGGCGCTGGGCCTCAAGAGCCGCGAGTGCTTTCTGGCGGCGATGCTGTGCGCCCCCGAACTGGCGTGCGAGGAAGTAGTCCTGCCTTTTGCTGACAAGCTGCTGCCCGCGTACTACTTCCGCGCGCCACAGGCGGGGCGCAGACGGGGCAAGACGCTGATCGTCATTAGCGGCTACGACGGCACGCTGGAGGAAACCTGGCTGGCCTACGGCCGCGCGGCACTTGAGCGCGGCTACCACCTGTTGCTGGTGACGGGGCCGGGGCAGATGGATACGCTGCGCTGGTACCCCGGCCTGGCCTTTGTGCCGGAGTACGAGGTCGTTGCCCGTGCGGCGCTGGACTTCCTGCTGGCGCGCCGGGGCACCGATCCGCGCCGTGTGGCCCTCATGGGCATCAGCTACGGCGGCTATTTCGCCACGCGCATGGCGGCGAATGAGCCGCGCATTCGCGCGCTGATCGCCAATTCGCCCATCGTTGATCTGCACGCTTACATGGTGTCGTTCGTCGGCTTCGACCCGGCGCAGTGGCCCGACGCCGAGGACATCCGCCTGGCTGACCTGGAGCACATCCCCGATACCGCCATCCGACCGCAGCAGCGCGAGATGATGCGCAGTCTGATGGTGCGCATGGGGCAGGGCAGCTTCAAACAGACCTACCAGCGGCTGTTGGATTTTCATGTGTCCGACGCCGATCTGCGCCGTATCCGTTGTCCGGCACTGGCCCTGGTGGGCAGCGGCGAGGGGCAGGAGCCGCAGGCGCAGTGCGCACGCTTTCTGAGCGCCGTGGCTGGGCCGGTGGCGCAGCACCTGTTCACGGCTGATGAGGGCGCCGACGGCCATTGCCAGATTGGCAATCTGGCCTATTCCGCCGCTGTCTCCATGGACTGGCTCGATGAGGTGCTCTGA
- a CDS encoding FlgO family outer membrane protein: MKTSRVLLLSSAVVAASFLGGCANYYYGDKGGPGAGSWFASSLVQRNHEAADKLVEGVLLQPQLPLLVGTVVHIDHLHESSRLGRLVSEQLAARLAQRGLHVTELKLRTSALMRPEQGELLLSRELREVSQAQQAQAVVVGTYAPTAQQLFISLKLVRPQDGQILSAYDYALPMDSDVRSLLTGIDTLPKR, translated from the coding sequence ATGAAGACATCCCGCGTGCTCTTGCTTTCCTCCGCCGTGGTGGCCGCCAGTTTTTTGGGCGGCTGCGCCAACTATTACTACGGTGATAAAGGTGGGCCGGGGGCGGGCAGCTGGTTTGCCAGCAGCTTGGTGCAGCGCAACCACGAGGCGGCGGACAAATTGGTCGAGGGCGTGCTGCTCCAGCCCCAGCTGCCGCTGCTGGTGGGTACGGTGGTCCATATCGACCATCTGCATGAATCTTCGCGCCTGGGGCGTTTGGTGAGCGAGCAGCTGGCCGCGCGCCTGGCGCAGCGGGGGCTGCATGTGACCGAGCTCAAGCTGCGCACCAGCGCCCTGATGCGCCCGGAGCAGGGCGAGCTGCTGCTCTCGCGCGAGCTGCGTGAAGTCAGTCAGGCGCAGCAGGCGCAGGCGGTGGTTGTGGGTACCTATGCGCCGACGGCGCAGCAGCTGTTCATCAGCCTCAAGCTGGTGCGGCCGCAAGATGGTCAGATTCTCTCTGCCTACGACTATGCCCTGCCCATGGACAGCGACGTGCGCAGCCTGCTGACGGGCATTGATACGCTACCAAAAAGATAG
- a CDS encoding uroporphyrinogen-III synthase produces MAGAQRVIVTRPQPDAAQWVQALGQRDIAAAALPLIAIGPSPQPVHQAQLQTALAQLAQYRAVMFVSGNAAHYFLEQKNALTLMQQALAATNLRAWTPGPGTAQVLLARGLEQARIDGPAPDAAQYDSEALWAQVATQITPGARVLIVRGCQAGQGDASGQGRDWLAAQLRAAGATVDFAIAYQRSAPVFSPEQQALAHAAASDGSLWLFSSSEAVTHLQQALPTQNWARAQALATHPRIAQAVRAAGFGLLHECKPAFTDVVASIESAL; encoded by the coding sequence ATGGCAGGGGCGCAGCGCGTCATCGTCACCCGGCCACAGCCCGACGCGGCGCAGTGGGTGCAGGCCCTGGGGCAGCGCGACATCGCCGCTGCCGCCCTGCCGCTGATCGCCATTGGCCCCAGCCCCCAGCCCGTACACCAGGCGCAGCTGCAAACGGCGCTGGCACAGCTGGCGCAATACCGGGCGGTAATGTTCGTCAGCGGCAACGCCGCCCATTACTTTTTAGAGCAAAAAAACGCTTTAACGCTTATGCAGCAAGCGCTAGCAGCTACAAATTTAAGAGCATGGACACCCGGCCCCGGCACCGCCCAGGTGCTGCTGGCGCGGGGCCTGGAGCAAGCGCGCATCGACGGCCCCGCGCCCGATGCCGCGCAGTACGACTCCGAAGCCCTGTGGGCCCAGGTGGCCACGCAAATCACCCCCGGCGCGCGCGTGCTCATCGTGCGCGGCTGCCAGGCCGGCCAGGGCGATGCCAGCGGCCAGGGCCGTGACTGGCTGGCCGCGCAGCTGCGCGCCGCTGGCGCCACGGTCGATTTCGCCATTGCCTACCAGCGCAGCGCACCCGTTTTCAGCCCAGAGCAACAGGCCCTGGCGCACGCTGCGGCCAGCGACGGCTCTCTGTGGCTGTTCAGCAGCTCCGAAGCTGTGACGCATTTACAACAGGCCCTGCCCACCCAAAACTGGGCCCGCGCCCAGGCGCTGGCCACCCACCCGCGCATTGCACAGGCAGTGCGCGCCGCCGGATTTGGGCTGCTGCACGAATGCAAGCCGGCATTTACCGACGTGGTGGCATCGATAGAATCCGCCCTATGA
- a CDS encoding AraC family transcriptional regulator translates to MLHPISPACVLERRFSADVEPALRHEAWREIAHRWVDFRPAPEVPLEAELSTLSSSACTLGATRSSAYEMRTGSQRAQSDDMVVLTLLQSGYLLPWAYPRKGPGALSLCVPQQADTYCWEQGASQVFLVLPRQDVFAALGCEPVTQLLSARCALAPALSSQMHHAALLLRHGAMDIAEYADLLDATRALALLMLRNLGRQGAAADLPDWAESLHAGRHAAALRFMEQQAHRHDLDAAAIACGAGCSRTRLYEAFAAQGQTVMGVLRDIRLQHAQGLLAQTQKLNVGALAWRCGFADASGFSKLFRTRFGLSPTEWHQRAHMGAQHGRS, encoded by the coding sequence ATGTTGCATCCCATATCGCCCGCCTGCGTTCTGGAGCGCCGTTTCTCGGCCGACGTGGAGCCTGCGCTGCGCCATGAGGCGTGGCGCGAGATCGCGCACCGCTGGGTGGACTTTCGTCCCGCACCCGAGGTGCCGCTAGAGGCTGAGCTGAGTACCCTGTCCAGCAGCGCCTGCACCCTGGGCGCCACGCGCTCATCGGCCTACGAGATGCGCACCGGCTCGCAGCGTGCGCAGTCCGATGACATGGTGGTGCTGACGCTGCTGCAGTCGGGCTATCTGTTGCCCTGGGCCTATCCGCGCAAAGGGCCGGGTGCGCTGAGCCTGTGCGTACCCCAGCAGGCGGACACGTATTGCTGGGAGCAGGGTGCGAGCCAGGTTTTCCTCGTTCTACCGCGCCAGGATGTGTTCGCTGCGCTTGGATGCGAGCCCGTCACTCAGCTGCTCAGCGCACGCTGTGCGCTGGCGCCAGCGCTGTCGAGCCAGATGCATCATGCGGCCCTGCTGCTGCGTCATGGTGCGATGGACATCGCCGAATATGCGGATCTGCTTGACGCCACGCGCGCGCTGGCGCTGCTCATGCTGCGTAATCTGGGTCGCCAGGGGGCGGCTGCCGATTTGCCCGATTGGGCCGAGAGTTTGCACGCGGGCCGTCATGCGGCGGCGCTGCGCTTCATGGAGCAGCAGGCGCACCGGCATGACCTGGATGCGGCTGCGATAGCGTGCGGTGCGGGCTGCTCGCGCACGCGGTTGTACGAGGCCTTTGCGGCGCAGGGCCAGACGGTGATGGGTGTGTTGCGCGACATTCGTCTGCAGCACGCCCAGGGGTTGCTCGCACAAACCCAGAAGCTGAACGTGGGCGCGCTGGCGTGGCGCTGTGGCTTCGCCGATGCCTCGGGTTTTAGCAAGCTGTTTCGCACGCGTTTTGGGCTCTCGCCCACTGAATGGCATCAACGGGCACACATGGGTGCCCAGCACGGACGGAGTTGA